In the genome of Populus alba chromosome 11, ASM523922v2, whole genome shotgun sequence, one region contains:
- the LOC118031624 gene encoding uncharacterized protein: MSRCFSFTGTKNWCFRSTFTRSGLRSEITDLKDGTVMHCWVPKTRKDSKPDLLLIHGLGANALWQWGDVIQHFVPYFNVYVPDLVFFGDSYTTRPERTESFQAQCLMRVMEAHSVQKFSLVGLSYGGFVGYSMAAQFAEAVERVVICCSGICMEEKDLIEGVFAVSDLEEAGRILVPQSPDKLRELVGYTFFRPPPVRLIPSCFLADFIDAMCGEYVEEKRDLIRAVPKDRRLSDIPKLTQPTLIIWGEHDRVFPLELGHRLKRHLGDNAHLTVVKNTGHALNVERPKEFIKLLKSFLVDLQPPPGNPVSIQSKLQYT; this comes from the exons ATGTCAAGGTGTTTCAGTTTCACAGGGACCAAAAACTGGTGCTTCAGGTCCACTTTTACAAGATCGGGGCTCCGATCCGAAATCACGGACCTCAAAGATGGTACTGTAATGCATTGCTGGGTGCCAAAGACCCGAAAAGACTCCAAACCCGATCTCCTCCTAATCCACGGCCTTGGAGCCAACGCATTATGGCAATGGGGTGACGTCATCCAACATTTTGTTCCTTATTTCAACGTCTACGTGCCGGACCTTGTGTTTTTCGGGGATTCATACACAACCCGGCCCGAGAGAACCGAGTCTTTCCAGGCCCAGTGTCTGATGCGTGTCATGGAGGCCCACTCGGTGCAGAAGTTTAGTCTAGTTGGGCTTAGTTATGGAGGGTTTGTCGGGTATAGTATGGCAGCCCAGTTTGCGGAGGCCGTGGAGAGAGTGGTGATATGTTGCTCGGGGATTTGTATGGAAGagaaggacttgattgaagggGTTTTTGCGGTATCTGATTTGGAGGAGGCTGGAAGAATTTTGGTGCCACAGAGTCCTGACAAGCTTAGAGAGTTGGTGGGTTACACGTTTTTCAGGCCACCTCCTGTGCGGTTGATACCATCTTGTTTCTTGGCTGATTTCATTGAT GCAATGTGTGGAGAATACGTGGAAGAAAAGAGAGATTTGATTCGAGCTGTTCCGAAAGACCGAAGGCTCTCAGACATTCCCAAGCTTACACAG CCAACTTTGATAATCTGGGGAGAGCATGATCGGGTTTTTCCTTTGGAATTAGGACACAGATTGAAAAG GCATTTGGGGGACAATGCTCATCTGACGGTCGTCAAGAACACAGGGCATGCCTTAAATGTAGAGAGGCCGAAGGAGTTCATCAAGCTCTTGAAGTCGTTCCTGGTCGATTTGCAGCCGCCTCCAGGCAACCCAGTTTCCATCCAGTCAAAATTACAGTATACTTGA
- the LOC118031627 gene encoding 14-3-3 protein 7 isoform X2, translated as MEKEREQQVYSARLAEQAERYDEMVEAMNKVARLDVELTVEERNLVSVGYKNVIGARRASWRILSSIEQKEEAKGNEQNVKRIKQYRQRVEDELAKICNDILSVIDQHLIPSSSTGESTVFYYKMKGDYYRYLAEFRSADERKEAADQSLKAYEAATSTAISDLPPTHPIRLGLALNFSVFYYEILNSPERACHLAKQAFDDAIAELDSLNEESYKDSTLIMQLLRDNLTLWTSDLSEEGGEHSTAAEPRAEN; from the exons AGATGGTAGAAGCAATGAACAAAGTTGCAAGGTTGGATGTGGAGTTGACAGTGGAGGAGAGGAATCTGGTGTCTGTGGGTTACAAGAATGTCATTGGCGCAAGAAGAGCATCATGGAGAATACTATCTTCCATTGAACAGAAGGAGGAGGCTAAGGGGAATGAACAGAATGTGAAGAGGATAAAGCAGTACAGGCAGAGGGTTGAAGATGAACTTGCAAAGATCTGCAATGATATATTATCAGTCATTGATCAGCATCTCATCCCATCCTCCTCAACTGGGGAATCAACTGTCTTTTACTATAAGAT GAAGGGAGACTATTATCGTTATTTAGCTGAATTTAGAAGTGCTGATGAACGTAAAGAAGCTGCAGATCAGTCCCTTAAGGCTTATGAG GCAGCAACCTCTACTGCTATCTCAGATCTGCCTCCTACTCATCCAATTAGACTTGGCCTGGCACTGAACTTTTCCGTTTTCTACTATGAGATTTTGAACTCCCCTGAAAG GGCCTGCCACCTGGCTAAACAAGCATTTGACGATGCTATAGCAGAACTTGATAGTCTCAATGAGGAATCTTACAAGGACAGTACCCTTATCATGCAACTACTCAGGGACAATCTCACTTTATGGACCTCGGATCTGTCAGAGGAAGGAG GTGAGCACTCTACAGCTGCTGAACCCAGGGCAGAG AATTAG
- the LOC118031627 gene encoding 14-3-3 protein 7 isoform X1, producing MEKEREQQVYSARLAEQAERYDEMVEAMNKVARLDVELTVEERNLVSVGYKNVIGARRASWRILSSIEQKEEAKGNEQNVKRIKQYRQRVEDELAKICNDILSVIDQHLIPSSSTGESTVFYYKMKGDYYRYLAEFRSADERKEAADQSLKAYEAATSTAISDLPPTHPIRLGLALNFSVFYYEILNSPERACHLAKQAFDDAIAELDSLNEESYKDSTLIMQLLRDNLTLWTSDLSEEGGEHSTAAEPRAEVKQN from the exons AGATGGTAGAAGCAATGAACAAAGTTGCAAGGTTGGATGTGGAGTTGACAGTGGAGGAGAGGAATCTGGTGTCTGTGGGTTACAAGAATGTCATTGGCGCAAGAAGAGCATCATGGAGAATACTATCTTCCATTGAACAGAAGGAGGAGGCTAAGGGGAATGAACAGAATGTGAAGAGGATAAAGCAGTACAGGCAGAGGGTTGAAGATGAACTTGCAAAGATCTGCAATGATATATTATCAGTCATTGATCAGCATCTCATCCCATCCTCCTCAACTGGGGAATCAACTGTCTTTTACTATAAGAT GAAGGGAGACTATTATCGTTATTTAGCTGAATTTAGAAGTGCTGATGAACGTAAAGAAGCTGCAGATCAGTCCCTTAAGGCTTATGAG GCAGCAACCTCTACTGCTATCTCAGATCTGCCTCCTACTCATCCAATTAGACTTGGCCTGGCACTGAACTTTTCCGTTTTCTACTATGAGATTTTGAACTCCCCTGAAAG GGCCTGCCACCTGGCTAAACAAGCATTTGACGATGCTATAGCAGAACTTGATAGTCTCAATGAGGAATCTTACAAGGACAGTACCCTTATCATGCAACTACTCAGGGACAATCTCACTTTATGGACCTCGGATCTGTCAGAGGAAGGAG GTGAGCACTCTACAGCTGCTGAACCCAGGGCAGAGGTAAAGCAAAACTGA
- the LOC118031627 gene encoding 14-3-3 protein 7 isoform X3 produces MEKEREQQVYSARLAEQAERYDEMVEAMNKVARLDVELTVEERNLVSVGYKNVIGARRASWRILSSIEQKEEAKGNEQNVKRIKQYRQRVEDELAKICNDILSVIDQHLIPSSSTGESTVFYYKMKGDYYRYLAEFRSADERKEAADQSLKAYEAATSTAISDLPPTHPIRLGLALNFSVFYYEILNSPERACHLAKQAFDDAIAELDSLNEESYKDSTLIMQLLRDNLTLWTSDLSEEGGEHSTAAEPRAEN; encoded by the exons AGATGGTAGAAGCAATGAACAAAGTTGCAAGGTTGGATGTGGAGTTGACAGTGGAGGAGAGGAATCTGGTGTCTGTGGGTTACAAGAATGTCATTGGCGCAAGAAGAGCATCATGGAGAATACTATCTTCCATTGAACAGAAGGAGGAGGCTAAGGGGAATGAACAGAATGTGAAGAGGATAAAGCAGTACAGGCAGAGGGTTGAAGATGAACTTGCAAAGATCTGCAATGATATATTATCAGTCATTGATCAGCATCTCATCCCATCCTCCTCAACTGGGGAATCAACTGTCTTTTACTATAAGAT GAAGGGAGACTATTATCGTTATTTAGCTGAATTTAGAAGTGCTGATGAACGTAAAGAAGCTGCAGATCAGTCCCTTAAGGCTTATGAG GCAGCAACCTCTACTGCTATCTCAGATCTGCCTCCTACTCATCCAATTAGACTTGGCCTGGCACTGAACTTTTCCGTTTTCTACTATGAGATTTTGAACTCCCCTGAAAG GGCCTGCCACCTGGCTAAACAAGCATTTGACGATGCTATAGCAGAACTTGATAGTCTCAATGAGGAATCTTACAAGGACAGTACCCTTATCATGCAACTACTCAGGGACAATCTCACTTTATGGACCTCGGATCTGTCAGAGGAAGGAG GTGAGCACTCTACAGCTGCTGAACCCAGGGCAGAG AATTAA